A genome region from Brooklawnia propionicigenes includes the following:
- a CDS encoding DUF3043 domain-containing protein: protein MGLFRPYQRNDAAETSDDLAHSEEPKSGGVNRKSAPTPSRKEAELARRERVRPTLTKKEHKAREREIKRQNDDRAYQQTEMRPERVLLRNFIDARWTFGEFVWPILLVSFAVFIAGAFWPQLSVWATYGMWGLIVAILLEATYLWSRFRKVLDQRLPDAYRKGLMMYMISRTITPRRFRRPPTAIDRGAEY, encoded by the coding sequence GTGGGACTCTTTCGCCCGTACCAGCGCAACGACGCCGCCGAGACCTCCGACGATCTCGCCCACTCCGAAGAACCCAAGAGCGGCGGCGTGAATCGCAAGTCCGCTCCCACACCCAGCCGCAAGGAAGCCGAACTGGCCCGCCGCGAGCGCGTTCGTCCTACTCTCACAAAGAAGGAACACAAGGCCCGCGAACGCGAAATCAAGCGACAGAACGACGACCGCGCCTACCAGCAGACCGAGATGCGCCCGGAACGGGTGCTGCTGCGCAATTTCATCGACGCCCGCTGGACCTTCGGTGAGTTCGTCTGGCCGATCCTGCTGGTCAGCTTCGCGGTCTTCATCGCCGGCGCCTTCTGGCCGCAGCTGTCCGTATGGGCAACCTACGGAATGTGGGGGCTCATCGTGGCGATCCTGCTCGAGGCGACCTACCTGTGGAGCCGCTTCCGCAAAGTGCTCGATCAGCGCCTGCCCGACGCCTACCGCAAGGGCCTGATGATGTACATGATCTCCCGTACGATCACGCCGCGGCGCTTCCGCCGTCCGCCTACCGCCATCGATCGGGGAGCTGAGTACTGA